The following is a genomic window from Ignavibacteria bacterium.
CTCGCCTGCGCAATAGAAGCAAAAAAAAATAATCTCAATTATGTTATAATAGAAAAAGGATGCGTAGTGAATTCCATCTTTCACTTCCCCACCAACATGACTTTTTTCTCGACATCTGAGAAAATCGAAATCGGAGGAGTGCCGTTTGTATCTCACGACGTAAAACCGACCCGACGCGAAGCTCTTGATTACTACTCTCGCGTTGCAGGAGCATATGAACTTAATATTCACACAGACGAGCGTGTACTCGAACTCAATGGCAAATACCCAAAGTTCAATGTTATAACCTCGCTTCGTTCTTATACAACAAAAACAATCATCATCGCAATCGGCTTTTATGACAATCCAAACTTGCTCAACGTTCCCGGCGAGGAGCTTCCGAAAGTAAAACACTACTTTGATGAAGCCCATCCGTATGCTTATAAAGACGTAGCTGTTATCGGCGGAGGAAATTCTGCTGTCGATGTTGCGCTCGAAACATTTCGCAAGAATGCAAACGTTACTCTTATCGTTCGCGAAGCCGACATAAAGCCAAGCGTAAAATATTGGGTTCGTCCCGACATCGAAAACCGCATCAAAGAAGGTTCGATAAAATCTTTTTTTCATACCAAAGTTCTTGAAATCACTCCGAAGTTTTTAGTCCTCGAACAAAAACTTCCGAAGCAGAAAGCAAAAATTTTCAAAATCAAAAACGATTACACTTTCTCGATGACGGGCTATCACCCGAACTTCTCTCTCCTTACCTGTATCGGCATCAACGTGAAAAACGGTAAGCCGAAAATGGATAAATATTTTCAATCCAACGTCAAAGGAGTTTACACCGCGGGTGTTGTCTGCGGCGGAATGGAAACAGATAAATTCTTTATCGAAAACTCCCGCGACCACGCCTCCCGCATCTTCACAAGCCTAATAAAACAACTTAAAAAGAAATAAATTAATTTATTCAATAGGGATATTGTAGAGACGCAACATTTTGCGTCTCCTTGTGTCATTCTGAGCGAAGCGAAGAATCCCCTTGAGAGTGTGATAAAATGTTTCTAGTTGTCATTCCCGCAAAGGCGGGAATCTAAGCTAATATGCCATTTTAAGCAACAATCCCAAGCGTCAAAAACGCTCCAAAAGCTAATATTCTTTTATTTCAATCAAATTTTACATTAATTTTATACAATTCCTGTCACAAACCTTATTTCTGAATTGCTTTCACCATCCGTTTATATTATATTAGCATTCATACATACTGATTGCTAATCAGCAATCAATTCAACTCTCCAAAATCCCCTCTCGAGAGGGGTGGATTCGACGAAGTCGAAGACGGGGTGTGTAAAATAAAATCAAAATTCGTTAATAAAACATAAATCAAAAAGGAAAACAAAACATGAATCTTAAACCATTACATGACAGAGTTCTCGTGAAGCCAATGGAAGCTGAAGAGAAAACTGCAGGTGGATTAAT
Proteins encoded in this region:
- a CDS encoding YpdA family putative bacillithiol disulfide reductase, with the translated sequence MPSKKIYDVVIIGAGPIGLACAIEAKKNNLNYVIIEKGCVVNSIFHFPTNMTFFSTSEKIEIGGVPFVSHDVKPTRREALDYYSRVAGAYELNIHTDERVLELNGKYPKFNVITSLRSYTTKTIIIAIGFYDNPNLLNVPGEELPKVKHYFDEAHPYAYKDVAVIGGGNSAVDVALETFRKNANVTLIVREADIKPSVKYWVRPDIENRIKEGSIKSFFHTKVLEITPKFLVLEQKLPKQKAKIFKIKNDYTFSMTGYHPNFSLLTCIGINVKNGKPKMDKYFQSNVKGVYTAGVVCGGMETDKFFIENSRDHASRIFTSLIKQLKKK